Genomic segment of Anaerolineae bacterium:
AGCGCGGTCTTGCTGGGCGCCATCCTGTTGGTCATCACCCTCAGCATTCCGGCCGAACAGCGCCTCCTGTTCGCCATTATGCTGAGCATCAACGCCCTGTTCATCCCCTTCGCGGCGCCCAACGTCATCTCCACCGTGTTCGACATCACCCTGCCGGAAGTGCGCAGTACCGCCATGTCCATCCAGCTCTTCATCGAATCCGCCGGCGCCGCGCTGGCCCCGCTGATGGCCGGCCTCATCGCCGTGCGCGCCAGCCTGCACGATGCCATCCTGCTCATCTGCGTCACCGCCTGGGTGCTGTGTGCCATCTTCTTCGGGGTGGCCGCCTATCTCATCCCGCGCGATATCGCCACCCTGCGGGAACAGCTCCGCCAGCGCGCTGAGGCGGAGCGTATCGCCGTGGAAGCCTGATCGCTATGCGCGTGTGGGATCTTCATCCCGGTTATCTGGATCGCCAGAACTTGCTGGGGGAGCATAACGAGATTCACGGTTTGCTGACCATCATCGGGGAGAGCCGGCGGGGATACGCGCAGCACCCCGAGACCATGCGCTGGCGGGAGCATCTGCCGGCACTGTGCTGTCGCCACGACCTGGTGGTCGCGGAGATGCGCCTGCGCGGGTATCAGCACCGCTCGCCCGCCGGCGAGTACGACGCACACCAACTCACCTGGCCGGCGGAGTTCCTTGACCCGCCGGCGCGGCAGTTCCTCCTGCTCGCCGAGCGCTATGCGCGCCGCGGCAGTCCGGGCGGACGCATACCGCTCCCTCAATCCACGCAGGAGCTGTGGGCACAGCACAAGTATTCGGTGCTGGTGCGCTCCCCCGAGGCATATCAGGACATCGGCCGGCGTGTGGCGAACACGCGGTCAGCGGACGAATTCGACGCGCTAGCGCTGGAGCTGACGCGCTGGCTTCGCCGGCCGCCGGCCCCCGGCCGGCTCATCAACGCGCTCCAGCACATGTGGGGGTATGTCAGCCCTTTGGCAGAAAGACCTGCCCCTGCGGAGCCGGCGGAACTGCTCAGGATGATCCAATCCCTTGCCTTCGCCCATCATGTCACCTACCTGCTGGAGTCCACCGCCCTGAGCGACCTGGCCGGCTGGCTTGACAGCGGGATTTCCCAGCGAGGGAGATCCCGGCACGATATATTCACCCTGGAGGAGAGGTTATGACTGTCCATCCAATCGCCATCGTCCTCGCCATGCACGGAGCGCCGCCCCGGGATTTCCCGCGGCGGGAACTGCAGGAATTCATGGGACTGCACGGCCGGCTAGAACATGCCGCCGGCCCCGAAAGAGAGGCGCTCCAGCGCCGGCACGACGAGCTGGAGACCAGGATGCGCTCTTGGCCGCGCACGCCGGAGAACGACCCGTTCCACGCCGCCTCCCTCCAGTTGGCGGAACACCTGGGTAAGGCGACCGGCTTTCCTGTGATGGTGGGATTCAACGAGTTCTGCGCGCCGGCACTGGATGAGGCCCTGGATCAGGCCGCATCCATCGCCTCCCATGTGGTGGTCATCACCCCGATGATGACCCGCGGCGGGACCCACGCCGAGGCGGATATCCCCCGGGAGATCGACGCGGCACGCGCCCGCCATCCAACGGTGCGCTTCACCTACGCCTGGCCCTTCCTCATGCCGGATATCGCCGGCTTCCTAGCCGGCCAGATTCAGCGGCATCTGCAGGAACAAGGATCATGACCCCAATCTCCATCCCCATGCGGGATATTGATCGGCAAATATGGGAGAGCGAGCTGGAGGATTTCGTCCCCCCTCGCATCTATGATGCGCACGCCCACCTTTTCCGCGCCGACCTCGACCTCTCGCCGGAGTCGGACAGCCCGGGCCGCCGGCTGGCGGCACGGGGCTTCGCTGAGGCCGGCATGGCCCTTTGGCAGGCCTGGAACGCGGCGCTGTTCCCCGGGCGGGAGGTGCACGGCTCCTGCATGGGCTTCCCCTTCGTCCACGCAGATTTGGCCGGCATGAACGCCTTTGTCGTCGAGCAGGTGCGTGAGGATGCCGGCTCCGCCGCCCTCATGCTGGTGCGCCCGGGCATGACACCCGACGAAGTGGATGCCTTCGTGCGGGCAAACGGCATCATCGGCCTGAAGCCCTACCGCGTGTACTCCGCCACCGGCGATGTAGTGGACTGCCGCATCACCGATTTCCTGCCGGAGGAGCTGATCGAGGTGGCGGAGGAGCATCGGTTAGTGGTGGTACTGCACCTGGCGCGCCGGCGTGCCGCCGCCGATGAACAGAACCTGGCGGACCTGCGCCGGCTCAGCCGGCGGTATCCCCACGTCCAGTGGCAGTTGGCCCACTGTGCGCGGTGTTTCATCCCCCATTTCCTGGAGCTGGCCATCGGCCCGCTGTCAGAGCTGGAGAACGTGTGGTTCGATACCTCGGCGGTGTGCGAATCGGATGTGTTCGATGTCCTTCTGCGGCGAGGGCCGCGCGAGCGGGTGATGTTTGGGACGGATAACCTGCCGGCCGGCGTGGACCGGGGCAAATACATCGCCTTCGGCTATGCCTGGGCGCTCCTGACCGAGGACAACCACCGCTTCGACCTGTCGCACTGTCAGCCGGACGCGACTTGGGTGGTGTATGAATCCCTGCGGGGCCTGCGGCGCGCCGCGGAGCGGAACGGTCTGACGCCGGCGGAAATCGAGGACTTGTTCTACGGCAACGCCATGCGGCTGAGGGAATTATGTCTTTTCAGTTGACAGTCACCTCTCAGGTGACTGTCAACTGAATCTTCGCCCGCGAGACGGGGCTTG
This window contains:
- a CDS encoding CbiX/SirB N-terminal domain-containing protein, with protein sequence MTVHPIAIVLAMHGAPPRDFPRRELQEFMGLHGRLEHAAGPEREALQRRHDELETRMRSWPRTPENDPFHAASLQLAEHLGKATGFPVMVGFNEFCAPALDEALDQAASIASHVVVITPMMTRGGTHAEADIPREIDAARARHPTVRFTYAWPFLMPDIAGFLAGQIQRHLQEQGS
- a CDS encoding MFS transporter, giving the protein SAVLLGAILLVITLSIPAEQRLLFAIMLSINALFIPFAAPNVISTVFDITLPEVRSTAMSIQLFIESAGAALAPLMAGLIAVRASLHDAILLICVTAWVLCAIFFGVAAYLIPRDIATLREQLRQRAEAERIAVEA
- a CDS encoding DUF1722 domain-containing protein, which produces MRVWDLHPGYLDRQNLLGEHNEIHGLLTIIGESRRGYAQHPETMRWREHLPALCCRHDLVVAEMRLRGYQHRSPAGEYDAHQLTWPAEFLDPPARQFLLLAERYARRGSPGGRIPLPQSTQELWAQHKYSVLVRSPEAYQDIGRRVANTRSADEFDALALELTRWLRRPPAPGRLINALQHMWGYVSPLAERPAPAEPAELLRMIQSLAFAHHVTYLLESTALSDLAGWLDSGISQRGRSRHDIFTLEERL
- a CDS encoding amidohydrolase family protein; translated protein: MTPISIPMRDIDRQIWESELEDFVPPRIYDAHAHLFRADLDLSPESDSPGRRLAARGFAEAGMALWQAWNAALFPGREVHGSCMGFPFVHADLAGMNAFVVEQVREDAGSAALMLVRPGMTPDEVDAFVRANGIIGLKPYRVYSATGDVVDCRITDFLPEELIEVAEEHRLVVVLHLARRRAAADEQNLADLRRLSRRYPHVQWQLAHCARCFIPHFLELAIGPLSELENVWFDTSAVCESDVFDVLLRRGPRERVMFGTDNLPAGVDRGKYIAFGYAWALLTEDNHRFDLSHCQPDATWVVYESLRGLRRAAERNGLTPAEIEDLFYGNAMRLRELCLFS